DNA from Acidobacteriota bacterium:
GGAAGATGACGGATGTCGATTTCCAGAAAAGTGACAAGACCCCTCGCCTTCGCGCGGTCCCGCCGGGCAAACTTTGAGTTTGCGCCCTTCGGAACGTAGCACGGCTTCGCCATCAGCCGGCGACCCTGACTGATATGCTGCTGTTGTAGAAATCGGCGTTTTCTCTTTCCGGGTTTAACTGCGCGTGGCGGGAATAGGGCGAGGTGACGACGGCTGACGGATTGATTGCCACGGAGCGCGCCGGGTGAAGCGTCCTCAACTCCGGTTTCACGAAGATCGGCTTGAACGGAACCAGTCTACCGTTTTTTTCAGCCCTTCCTCAAATCGCACGCCTGGCTCATAACCCAGCAGCTTACGCGCCAAAGAAATGTCCGCGTGCGAATGCTGGACATCGCCTGCCCGCGCCGCGCCGTAATGCGGGGCAACCTGCCGGCCGAAAATCCTGTTCAGGGTTTGGATGGTTTCATTCAGCGTGTGACGCTCTCCGGTCCCGACGTTGATGACCTGGCCGGACGCTTTGGGGGCAGTACAGGCGCGCAGCGTGGCGTCAACAGCGTTATCGACATAGGTGAAATCGCGGGACTGCTCGCCATCGCCCAGAATGGTGGGGATTTGCCCGCTCACATAGGCCGAGATGAAAAGTGACAGCACCCCTGAGTAAGGCGAGTCCGGGCTCTGCCGCGGCCCGAAGATATTGAAGTAGCGAAGCGACACCGTCTCAAGGCCGTAGACATGCGTAAAGATCCTGCAGTAGTACTCGCCCGTGAGTTTGGTCAGCGCGTAAGGGGAAAGCGGGCGCGGTTCCTGCGTCTCCACGCGCGGAAGCGCAGGATGGTCGCCGTACGCCGCGGAGGATGCTGAAAACACCATTCTTTTTGCACCGGCGTCGCGTGCGGCCAGCAGGACATTCAGGGTACCATCTATGTTGACAGAGTTGGACGTTAGCGGGTCCTCAACTGAGCGGGGCACCGAGGGGATAGCCGCCAGGTGTATCACATAGTCCACGCCTTCGAAATCAGGCCGGATGCTCGCAAGATTACGGATGTCGGCTTCATGCCACTGGATTTTTTCCCTGACCGTGGCGAGGTTTTCGATATGGCCGGTGGCAAGATTGTCAAGAACGCGGACTGTTTCACCGCGCCTCACGAGCTCATTGATAATGTTGGAGCCGATGAAGCCTGCTCCTCCAGTAACCAGATAGGTGGGCATTGTCTCATCTCCGATGATCTACGAGTTAGTTGAATGGGGCCAGGCTTTCTGGACATTCTGCAAAACACTTTGCATAAAGATCACTACTGGATTAATCTTCAGCATCGGAAAAAGAAATAGAATAGGTGGATCACTCCAGACCCGATGCAATGTTCCGGGGCAGTTCGAAGGAAATGATCCCCAGCCCTGTGCGACTTGATTTTCTATGAGCCTTCGCCAGCCCTCGCAACGTTTTACAAACGCCAGCATTACCAACTTTTACTATTCTTTTGTGTTCCTGCCTCGAGAGAAGCGGGAAGCTATTGAAGCTGTTTATTCTTTCGCCCGGCGCAGCGACGACGTCGCCGACAGCAACCTCCCTGCGGAAGTAGCCCGCCAGCAACTGGAACTCTGCTGGAAAGACTTGGAC
Protein-coding regions in this window:
- a CDS encoding SDR family oxidoreductase — encoded protein: MPTYLVTGGAGFIGSNIINELVRRGETVRVLDNLATGHIENLATVREKIQWHEADIRNLASIRPDFEGVDYVIHLAAIPSVPRSVEDPLTSNSVNIDGTLNVLLAARDAGAKRMVFSASSAAYGDHPALPRVETQEPRPLSPYALTKLTGEYYCRIFTHVYGLETVSLRYFNIFGPRQSPDSPYSGVLSLFISAYVSGQIPTILGDGEQSRDFTYVDNAVDATLRACTAPKASGQVINVGTGERHTLNETIQTLNRIFGRQVAPHYGAARAGDVQHSHADISLARKLLGYEPGVRFEEGLKKTVDWFRSSRSS